The DNA region GCACGATGCCAACCACAACCCCCAGTGCAGTAATCACTACGGTAAAGAGCAAAGTTTTAATGCCCACTCGTCCAATTTTCTTCACATCGCCTAAGTCCGCAACACCCAAGACTAATGCAGAAAAAATCAGCGGCACAATCACCATAAAAATGAGGCGCAAGAAAATCTGCCCGACTGGATAAGCAACTTCTTTGGCAATCCACCTAACGGTTTCATCATTTGGGAAAAAGAGATTCGCAATTAACCCAGCTAGCAATCCAACTGCTAGCCCAATAAAGATTTTGGTGTGCAAAGCGAACTTTTTGGGTTTTGGTGTCTCCATGTTCTCAGCAGCTTGCTTATGCGGTTTCTTACCGCTGTTTCGTGTTTGCTGAAAGAAATTGTGCACAAGAATTGGAGTATAACACTTTTGGGCAAAATGTTAGAGTGATAGAGGTGCAAAGCAGCCACAGCACTACTCTAGCAAAGCAGAGCTAAGGTTAGCGAGCGTTGCGCACACTATTCCATTCTTGTATCTTACGCTATGCGCTGCAGCGCAAGCAGTTACAGAAACATTTACAAAGGAGTTGGCTATGAACGACAATGCAGCAAAGCCGGTGCGCCCCCTTTCGCCAGAGGAACAAAAGCAACTGGCTCATATCGTGCACGAGGGCAAAGCACTGCTCTCCAAGCTACTAACCAATCAAGAAGAATTGCGTGCGCTCATCAACGGGCTAAATGGAGGTTATATTGCTCCACAATTCGGCGGCGATGTGATTCGTGATGGGGCACGTGTGTTGCCAACAGGACGCAACATCCACGCAATGGATCCATGGCGAGTGCCTTCCGACCTTGCAATGAAGCGTGGGGAGATGATTGCACAAAAACTTTTAGATGCGCACTATCAAGAGTCGGGCAAGCTGCCTGAAACGGTTGCTCAAGTGCTATGGGGAATGGATACCATCAAGACCAAAGGAGAGCCAATTGCAATAGCACTTGCCTTGATGGGCGCACGACCCGAAAAAGATGCACACGGCAAGATTTCTGCCTACAAGCTCATTCCACTGAGCGAACTGGGGCGACCCCGCATTGATGTTTTGATGACTGCCTCAGGCATTTTTCGTGACACTTTCGCAATGCAGATTGACTTTTTAGATCGGCTTGTAAAAGATGCGGCGCAAGCAGATGAACCGCTCGAGATGAACTTTATCAAAAAGCATGTGCAAGAATTGATGTTAGAACGGCGCGTCAGTTTTGAGGAGGCAACGGCACGTGTATTCACCCAGCGCCCAGGAGACTATGGTAACTATGTCGATGATATGATTGAAAATAGCTCATGGCAAGAAGAGAGAGAGTTAGGCGAGATGTTTGTAAAGCGCAATGGTTATGCATATGGTGGCGCAAAGCAAGGCAAGCTCTGTGCAGCTGTGTTAGATGCACTGATGTCAAAGGTAGAGCGGATTTCTCAGGAAATTGATTCGGTGGAATACGGCATCACTGACCATCAGCATTACTTTGCTGAGTCAGGCGCACTGCGTCAAGCCGTGGCAAATCGGACCAATCGACAGGTGCAGGTCAGCTACATTGAGTCCTTCACAACAGAGACGACGGTGCGCAGCTTGGAAGCCACACTGCGAATGGAAGTGCGCACGAAACTGTTGAACCCGAAATGGTTTGAGACAATGCTCAAAAACGAAGCCAGTGGCGCAGCAGAAATTTCCAGCCGATTTACTTACCTCTTGGGTTGGTCAGCAACTGCAAAAGCAGTAGACAAGTGGGTGTTTGATGAATCTGCCAAGACCTACTTGCTCGATGAGGCAATGCGCAACCGTCTGCTCAAGCTCAACCCAGCGGCTTTGAAGAATATGACAGGACGCTTGTTGGAAGCCGCTGGGCGAGGACTCTGGCAGGCTGACCCAGATATGCTCGAGAAACTGCGCGACCTTTACGCCGATTTGGAAGACCGACTGGAAGGCGCAGTCGTCTCTTAGAGCGGTTACGACGATTTCAAGTGTGCACCTTATACGGCATCTGAAAGGCTGGTAAAGGTGAAATCACGCACACGAATAGGCGGAATAAGACTATTGCCGATACGCTCGGGCTTGCCTATTGCGTCTAAGTTATTGAGCATAATAATCGGGCTTTCATTGAAGCGGAAGTTCTTAACGGGATACTTGATTTTGCCATTTTCAATGTAAAACGTCCCATCACGTGTGAGACCAGTAAAGAGTAATGTTTGAGGATCAACAGGGCGAATATACCAGAGACGCGTAACCAGAATACCACGCTTGGTGTCTTTGATAAGGTCTTCAAGAGTCGCATTTGTGCCTTCCATAATGACGCCGCCGGGCGGTGGAACGGCTTTCTTACCTTGCTTTTCAGCCCAGTAGCGCGAGTAGAAGAGATTTTTCACGACACCTTTTTCAATCAGCATCATTTTTTCACGTGGGCGACCATCAGCTACAAAAGGTGCGGAAGGGATTTCAGGGTGCTGTGGGTCCGCATAAATCGTAACACGCTCATCGACAATTTGCTCGCCAATTTTGTTGCCACCGCCTTTCTTAGAAAAGAAACTCCGTCCTTCATCGGCTTGCCGCGCATCCATCGCAAAGAGCATACCACCTAAGAGACTGGCATCAACAGTGCTAACCAGCGCTGCAGGTTCGAGAATCACCGTATATTTGCCGGGCTCGAGAGCGCGGGGATTACGCGACATCAAAGCTTTGTCGATTGCAATTTTAGAAGCTTTGGCTGAATCAAACTTTCGCACATCGCTGTAAGAGCGCACAGCATAGCCAGACCCTGTGCCATCTTCGGTGCGCATCGTTACAGAAAAATCCATCGTGGTGTATTTGTAGTAAGCAAAAAGTCCGCGCCGATTCATCAAAGCTTGGAAACCCGTTGTGTCGTTAAAAAAGCCGGCAGCCGTAACCTTTTTAGCGGCAGCTGGCACAATGCTGTCTTCGGCAACTTTTGCACGGAACTCTGGCGTAATGTTCTCGGTAGATTCAAATGCGCCTTTGACCTCTAAGTAAGTTTGCGGCTCCAAAGAAGGCATGGTCTCGGGGTTATCTGGCGCTAACTGAGCCAGCTCTTCTGAGCGACGCACACATGCCTCTAAGGAGGCATCATCAAATTCATTGATGCTGGCGGAGCCAACTTTCTTGCCAAAGCGAGATTGCACAGTGAGCGTCAGCGTGTCTTGCAAGCCGCTGGTGGTGACGGTATTGCGCGCGTAGCGAATGTTGCCTTCTATGCTACCATTTAGCGTAGCATCAATGTCGTCCGCCTTCGAGAACGAGATGACTTTTTTGAGAAGCGCTTCAGCTTCGCTCTTAGATAGAATCGCCATTTGAGTGTGTGTTTAGAGTTACTGAATTCACCATTGAGGTGATCAAACTCGCCGAAGCCATTTCGCATACTAAGGAACAGGTGTCTCCATTCGTCTCTGTAACAATCGTAAATGTGGGGACGCAGAACCGATGCCGAATTTACAGCTTCAGCGGTGAAATGCAAATTGAAGTGGCTGCACTGAGTGCAGGTGCAGTGCGCTAAGTTGAGAAGAAAAAGCATAGCAGGCCAAATGCACGCCAAACTAAGCGATGAAGAGAAAAGTGGGTGCAAGCTGCTGTGCAGAGGTGCAATGATTCAAATTGGGGCTTTAGAATTCGCCAAACTTGCGCTTGAATTCTTCAAAGTTATTGATAATGATTTTGTTCATATCGCGCTCAATAAGACCATCGCGCTCGAACATAGTCAGCACGCGCGAAATTGTTTCACGTGATGTCGCCGCATAGTTGGCGATTTCCTGCTGGCTGGCGAAGTTTTCAATCTCGACCCGCCCCTTACGAACTCGCCCCACATCGTTGGCTAAGCGCACAATCACAGATGCCACCTTTCCGACAGCATCGGCAAGTGAGATGCTCTTGATTTGCCCATCTGTCTTGCGCAGTCGTGAGACCAGCTCGCGTAGCAGCGCGAGTGCTAACTTGGGGTATTTTTCAACAAACTCTAAAAAGACCTTACCATCAATGCGCAAGACTTGGACTTTGGATAGCGCAACCGCATCGGCAGACCGAGTCGCACCGTCGATGACCGACATTTCACCGAAGAATTCCTTTTCACCCAATATTGCTAAAATGACTTCCTTGTAGTCATCATTAGTGCGGCTGATTTTGACCATTCCTTCAAGAATCACATAGACGCAGTTGCCTTCCTGACTTTCAAAGATGATGACATCATCTTTTTTGAAAGTCATAACTTGGCTTCGCGCAACCAGATCCGCCAGTTCTTTTTCACCCAAGACTTCGAAAATGCTGACTTCCTCGAGTTGTCGAATCAGTTCCCGTTGATCCATCATCTCTGGTAAAGTTTTGTTATAGCAATATAGCATTTTCTAAGTCGTTATGGAATGCTGGGGCGCAGGGACAGATGCAGGAAGCTCAAATGAGAACGTCGTGCCTTTGTGCTTCCCTTCCGACTCTGCCCAGACTCGACCACCGTGCATTTCAACAAGCTGCTTGACAATTGATAGACCTAGTCCGGTGGAAGGTTCGCCGCCTGTGGGCTTGGCAGAAAGTTTCTGAAACTTACCAAAAAGTTTTTTCATATCTTCTTCAGTCAAGCCTTGTCCTTCATCTTTGACTGAGACGATAATCGAAGGGGGCGGCGCAGTGCTATCAGCTTGACGGGCTTGTGCAGGAACAGTAGGCGACGAGTCTTTCCGACGCACGCTCACCCAAATTCGCTTGCCAGTTGGTGAGTATTTGATGGCGTTGCTAATGAGGTTATCAATAATTTCCGCTAAGCGTGCAGGATCGGCGAAGACCAAACAGTCATTATCGGCACTAAAAATCAGCTCTTGCTGCTTGCGCTTGGCTTGCGGCACATTTTGTTCCACAACAGTCTGAGCGATGCGCTCAACATAGCAGGGTTGGCGATTGAGCGTTACCTTCCCCAAATCCACTTCAGTCGATTGCAAGAGGTCGCTAATCAACTGCACCATATTTCTGGATGAGCGCTCAATCACAGCTGCGGCGCGTGAAACTTCTGCGTCAGGGTGTTCTTTGAGCAGGGAAGCAAACCCAATGATAGATTGCAGGGGACTTTTGAGGTCATGTGCGGCAATGCCCAGCAGTTCTGTTTTAAAGGCATTGGCTTCCTCCGCGCGTTGCTTTTGTGCACGTGCTTCCCGGAGCGCTTCAGCGAGTTCCTCGGTGCGCTTGGTAACCTCGACTTCCAACTCGTAGTTGCGCTGATTAATAGTGCGAATGCGAAGCGTGTAGGCATAATAGACAGCACCTAACACGCACATAACAAATAGCGCTACGGCCTGCCACCTTTTCCAGAAGGGTGGATGCACGATGATGTGAAGCGTCGTGCCAGCTTCGTTCCAAATCCCGTCGCTGGAACACGCTTTGAGGCACAGACGATATGCACCACCATCTAAGTTGGTGTAACTGGCAAAATGACGCGAGCCGCTGTAAGTCCACTCCTTGTCCAGTCCTTCTAACTTGTAAGCATAAGTGTTTTGAGCTGGGTTACGGTAGTGCAAAGCTGCAAACTCAACGGAGAAAAACGGTGCATCGGGCGGAAGATGAAAAGTGTTGGATGACAAGGGTAGCGACTCATTACGCACCATAAAACCTGTAACCACAACAGGGGGCGGCAATGAAATCTCGTGAAGAGAGTCAGGCGCAAAGCACAAAATTCCTTTTGCTGTTACCATATAGAGCAGACCACTTTGGCTGCGCCAGTAGCCATTGATGCCAAACTCATTGCTGGGTAAGCCATCGCTGGTGTTGTAGGTTCTAACACGAAAAGTAGTGCGATGAAAGCGACAAAGTCCATTGCTGGTGCCAAGCCAGAGATGCCCACTGGCATCAGGCAAAATGCCAAAGATGTGATGACTCGGTAAGCCATCACGGGTGGTAAAGTGCTTGAAGCGAGCGGTATCTGATTGAGCACTGGGGTCAAAGCGGAGCAGGCCTCCATCGTAAGTGCCAATCCATACCACGCCTGTTGAATCTTCATAAATAGACCGAATAATTTTGGGCAAAGGCGCTGATGAACGAGCTATCTCCACATATTGCTCTGTCGCTGGATTGAAACAAGCAAGACCGTCCTCCTCGAAGCCAACCCACAGCCAGCCATTTCTGCTCAGGCGAAGCATACGCACTTTCCGATAGGCATTGCTTTTGGAAGACTCTTGCGGGTGAGCGAAGCGTACGAAAGTCTGAGTTTCAGGGTTAAACTTCTTTAAGCCGTTCCATGTACCAACCCATAAATTGCCCTGTGCGTCTTCGCAGATCGTAGCAATAAAATTATCCTTCAAGCTATCGCTGCTGTGATGGCGAAAGGTGCGAAAGCGTTTCGAAGCTGCATCATAGAGTACAAGGCCGCTGCCCCATGTGCCAATCCACAGCCTGCCCTTGCGATCTTGATACAGTGAAAGAATCATATTAGAGCTTAGCTCTGAGTCTTGTCCAAAAGCCCCCTTGCGATACTGTTTCCACGCTTTCGTGTGAGGAGAATGTTGATACAAGCCGCTGCCAACTGTGCCAATCCAGAGTGTGCCATCTTGTGTTTCAAGAATAGATTCAATAGCGGTGCGTGTTCCAGAAGGCAATGCCAAAGTGCCAAAATGCACCGCTGCAGCGTAGAACTTATTTAGCTTGCCGTTTGCAACACCGACCCACACGACACCACTTCTATCTTGGAAAACGGCTTCTACTTCAGCATCACTGAGGCTGTATGGGTTGTCACTTTCAGGCAAAAAAAGTAGCAAACGATTTTCAGCAGGACGAAAGTAGCCCAAGCCGTGACTTTGTGTGCCTAACCACAAGCCACCATGGTTGTCAGGACAAAGTGCGTTGATGATAAGGGAGGTTGTGGTGCCAAATGCATTGCGTTGCTTAAAGTCGTATCGAGTGATGTAAGCACCTGTGTCTGTTTCCACAAGGGCATTTAAGCCTCTGTCAGTGCCGACCCATAGTGTGCCGTTTG from Chloroherpetonaceae bacterium includes:
- a CDS encoding cobaltochelatase subunit CobN translates to MNDNAAKPVRPLSPEEQKQLAHIVHEGKALLSKLLTNQEELRALINGLNGGYIAPQFGGDVIRDGARVLPTGRNIHAMDPWRVPSDLAMKRGEMIAQKLLDAHYQESGKLPETVAQVLWGMDTIKTKGEPIAIALALMGARPEKDAHGKISAYKLIPLSELGRPRIDVLMTASGIFRDTFAMQIDFLDRLVKDAAQADEPLEMNFIKKHVQELMLERRVSFEEATARVFTQRPGDYGNYVDDMIENSSWQEERELGEMFVKRNGYAYGGAKQGKLCAAVLDALMSKVERISQEIDSVEYGITDHQHYFAESGALRQAVANRTNRQVQVSYIESFTTETTVRSLEATLRMEVRTKLLNPKWFETMLKNEASGAAEISSRFTYLLGWSATAKAVDKWVFDESAKTYLLDEAMRNRLLKLNPAALKNMTGRLLEAAGRGLWQADPDMLEKLRDLYADLEDRLEGAVVS
- a CDS encoding ATP-binding protein is translated as MILLLWPEARAQDIKIKFEHLGVEQGLPSESIYAIFQDQVGYLWFGTANGLSKYDGYTFSNYSFNPNPRHSLLGKGVRTLYQDRKGRLWIGTWANAGLSCFDLQTETFTHYQHQPDNPESLTSGAVTAVTQDSSGMLWVGTLTGLNRFNPETGIAERYTHNPNDSASLSSNRITALAVGNGHTLWVGTDNGLNQLDLHHGTLIRYYHQSEDSRSLSSNHIRSLYFAPNGTLWVGTDRGLNALVETDTGAYITRYDFKQRNAFGTTTSLIINALCPDNHGGLWLGTQSHGLGYFRPAENRLLLFLPESDNPYSLSDAEVEAVFQDRSGVVWVGVANGKLNKFYAAAVHFGTLALPSGTRTAIESILETQDGTLWIGTVGSGLYQHSPHTKAWKQYRKGAFGQDSELSSNMILSLYQDRKGRLWIGTWGSGLVLYDAASKRFRTFRHHSSDSLKDNFIATICEDAQGNLWVGTWNGLKKFNPETQTFVRFAHPQESSKSNAYRKVRMLRLSRNGWLWVGFEEDGLACFNPATEQYVEIARSSAPLPKIIRSIYEDSTGVVWIGTYDGGLLRFDPSAQSDTARFKHFTTRDGLPSHHIFGILPDASGHLWLGTSNGLCRFHRTTFRVRTYNTSDGLPSNEFGINGYWRSQSGLLYMVTAKGILCFAPDSLHEISLPPPVVVTGFMVRNESLPLSSNTFHLPPDAPFFSVEFAALHYRNPAQNTYAYKLEGLDKEWTYSGSRHFASYTNLDGGAYRLCLKACSSDGIWNEAGTTLHIIVHPPFWKRWQAVALFVMCVLGAVYYAYTLRIRTINQRNYELEVEVTKRTEELAEALREARAQKQRAEEANAFKTELLGIAAHDLKSPLQSIIGFASLLKEHPDAEVSRAAAVIERSSRNMVQLISDLLQSTEVDLGKVTLNRQPCYVERIAQTVVEQNVPQAKRKQQELIFSADNDCLVFADPARLAEIIDNLISNAIKYSPTGKRIWVSVRRKDSSPTVPAQARQADSTAPPPSIIVSVKDEGQGLTEEDMKKLFGKFQKLSAKPTGGEPSTGLGLSIVKQLVEMHGGRVWAESEGKHKGTTFSFELPASVPAPQHSITT
- a CDS encoding TldD/PmbA family protein, coding for MAILSKSEAEALLKKVISFSKADDIDATLNGSIEGNIRYARNTVTTSGLQDTLTLTVQSRFGKKVGSASINEFDDASLEACVRRSEELAQLAPDNPETMPSLEPQTYLEVKGAFESTENITPEFRAKVAEDSIVPAAAKKVTAAGFFNDTTGFQALMNRRGLFAYYKYTTMDFSVTMRTEDGTGSGYAVRSYSDVRKFDSAKASKIAIDKALMSRNPRALEPGKYTVILEPAALVSTVDASLLGGMLFAMDARQADEGRSFFSKKGGGNKIGEQIVDERVTIYADPQHPEIPSAPFVADGRPREKMMLIEKGVVKNLFYSRYWAEKQGKKAVPPPGGVIMEGTNATLEDLIKDTKRGILVTRLWYIRPVDPQTLLFTGLTRDGTFYIENGKIKYPVKNFRFNESPIIMLNNLDAIGKPERIGNSLIPPIRVRDFTFTSLSDAV
- a CDS encoding Crp/Fnr family transcriptional regulator is translated as MMDQRELIRQLEEVSIFEVLGEKELADLVARSQVMTFKKDDVIIFESQEGNCVYVILEGMVKISRTNDDYKEVILAILGEKEFFGEMSVIDGATRSADAVALSKVQVLRIDGKVFLEFVEKYPKLALALLRELVSRLRKTDGQIKSISLADAVGKVASVIVRLANDVGRVRKGRVEIENFASQQEIANYAATSRETISRVLTMFERDGLIERDMNKIIINNFEEFKRKFGEF